A portion of the Burkholderia sp. GAS332 genome contains these proteins:
- a CDS encoding Sugar phosphate permease, producing the protein MTSFDEAATMRKVYGRLMPLLFAMMFFNYLDRINIGFAALDMNKQLGFSPAVFGFAGSIFFFGYMLLEVPSNLLLHRVGARRWIARILLTWGAVAAATAFVFNDSSFYVLRFLLGVMEAGFLPGVAVYLTKWFPERYRARAVGGYIIAGSFSAVLGGPISTTLMTYANGVLGLQGWQWMFILEGIPAMALGLLTLRIMTERPADANWLSDDEKRWLESTLAAEREAVGGSTHFPLLRVASDIRVWSLACLFGCALVGVYGLFLWLPQIVKSLGHLSNIEVGFLSAAPPLLGVLGTFLISRSSDRTGDRKKHLAFVYGMSALAIAGSAYAPNPVIAYALLCLTGLFIYAGNPLFWSLASSFRTGAAGAATIALINTIAQFGGLVGPWSIGLVRNATGNFKLALLTIAAFLVVATIIALVMRVTPAADKTSSLAAGDPAPRA; encoded by the coding sequence ATGACCTCATTCGACGAAGCCGCAACCATGCGCAAAGTGTACGGGCGATTAATGCCTCTGCTCTTCGCGATGATGTTCTTCAACTATCTGGACCGGATCAATATCGGTTTCGCCGCGCTGGACATGAACAAGCAGTTGGGTTTCAGTCCGGCGGTGTTTGGTTTCGCGGGCAGCATCTTCTTCTTCGGCTACATGTTGCTGGAAGTACCGAGCAACCTGTTGCTGCATCGGGTCGGCGCGCGCCGCTGGATCGCGCGCATTCTGCTGACGTGGGGCGCGGTCGCGGCAGCCACCGCCTTCGTCTTCAACGATTCGAGCTTCTATGTCCTGCGCTTTCTGCTGGGCGTGATGGAAGCAGGCTTTTTGCCGGGCGTGGCGGTCTATCTGACCAAATGGTTTCCGGAGCGTTACCGGGCGCGCGCGGTGGGCGGCTACATCATCGCCGGTTCGTTCTCGGCGGTGCTGGGCGGTCCGATCTCGACGACCTTGATGACCTACGCCAACGGCGTGCTCGGCTTGCAGGGATGGCAATGGATGTTCATTCTCGAAGGCATCCCGGCGATGGCGCTCGGTTTGCTGACGCTGCGCATCATGACCGAGCGTCCGGCCGACGCCAACTGGCTCTCCGACGACGAAAAGCGCTGGCTCGAATCGACCCTCGCGGCCGAACGCGAAGCCGTGGGCGGCAGCACGCATTTTCCGCTGCTGCGCGTGGCGAGCGACATCCGCGTATGGAGTCTCGCATGTCTGTTCGGCTGCGCATTGGTCGGCGTTTATGGCCTGTTCCTGTGGCTGCCGCAGATCGTCAAGAGTCTCGGCCATCTGAGCAATATCGAGGTCGGTTTTCTGTCCGCCGCACCGCCGCTGCTGGGCGTATTGGGCACCTTCCTGATCAGCCGCAGTTCCGACCGCACCGGCGACCGCAAGAAGCATCTCGCGTTCGTGTACGGCATGAGCGCGCTGGCGATTGCCGGCAGCGCGTACGCACCGAACCCCGTGATCGCCTATGCGCTGCTGTGTCTGACCGGTTTGTTCATCTACGCTGGCAACCCGCTGTTCTGGAGTCTCGCGTCGTCGTTCAGAACCGGTGCAGCAGGCGCCGCGACGATTGCGCTGATCAACACCATCGCGCAGTTCGGCGGCCTGGTCGGCCCTTGGAGCATCGGACTCGTGCGCAATGCGACCGGCAACTTCAAGCTAGCCTTGCTGACCATCGCGGCGTTTCTGGTAGTCGCGACGATCATCGCACTCGTGATGCGCGTCACGCCGGCTGCAGATAAAACGAGCTCGCTCGCGGCCGGCGACCCCGCCCCACGCGCCTGA
- a CDS encoding transcriptional regulator, LysR family — protein sequence MTKSHPGITDLNLLRVFLAISDLRSLTAAGERLGLTQPAVSHALRRLRVLFDDPLFVRTPTGMVPTNAALRLHGPLTQAFGIINVAVQQLAKFDPATAQRVFHVSMSDMSEFYFLPPLLAMLDQNARGIRIEIANVPVDSVSAAMRSGKIDLALGYVPGLDPGCVSKTLFVDEHVCVVRAGHPLRKQKPTKEDLAGLRYVYASTNATGHRMVEQWLEELNLRRDIVLRLPHFVVAPEIVQHTDLAVIFPRSIAQRFNRNKAFRILPLPFSLPPIEIQVHSHSQFSADPGIAWLLDVIYTLFHQPSAGTETRRI from the coding sequence ATGACCAAGTCGCACCCCGGCATTACGGATTTGAATCTGCTGCGCGTGTTTCTGGCCATCTCCGATCTGCGCAGTCTGACCGCCGCGGGCGAGCGACTCGGCCTGACGCAACCGGCGGTCAGCCATGCGCTGCGCCGGTTGCGTGTTTTGTTCGACGACCCGCTGTTCGTTCGAACGCCCACCGGCATGGTCCCGACCAACGCCGCTTTGCGCTTGCACGGGCCCCTCACCCAGGCGTTCGGGATCATCAACGTGGCGGTCCAGCAACTCGCGAAATTCGACCCCGCCACCGCGCAACGGGTCTTCCACGTTTCCATGTCGGACATGTCGGAGTTCTACTTTCTGCCGCCGCTTCTCGCGATGCTCGACCAGAACGCGCGCGGCATCCGTATCGAGATCGCGAACGTCCCAGTCGACTCGGTAAGCGCCGCCATGCGCAGCGGCAAGATCGATCTGGCACTCGGCTACGTGCCGGGCCTCGATCCGGGTTGCGTGAGCAAGACCCTCTTCGTCGACGAACATGTCTGCGTGGTGCGGGCAGGCCACCCGCTACGCAAACAGAAGCCGACCAAGGAAGACCTCGCGGGCTTGCGCTACGTCTACGCAAGCACAAACGCAACCGGGCACAGGATGGTCGAGCAATGGCTGGAAGAACTGAATCTGCGGCGGGATATCGTCTTGCGACTGCCTCATTTTGTGGTGGCGCCCGAGATCGTTCAACATACCGATCTCGCTGTGATTTTCCCGAGGAGCATCGCGCAGCGCTTTAACCGCAACAAGGCTTTTCGCATCCTTCCCTTGCCGTTCTCCCTGCCGCCAATCGAAATTCAGGTCCATTCGCACTCGCAATTCTCGGCGGACCCGGGCATTGCATGGCTTCTCGATGTGATTTACACCCTATTCCATCAGCCGTCGGCCGGCACAGAGACGAGACGTATATGA
- a CDS encoding RraA famliy, protein MNLTTNPIGWREHESAPQANTATLDALRELAVSLLSDNMARASGMVGLRPYHQPKPMAGTAVTVHTRPGDNLAIHRAFDFCRPGDVLVIDGAGELTQALMGEIMASFAESLGVQGLVIDGAIRDVGALRQRDFPVYARGVTHRGPYKNGPGEINVPVTVGGMVVHPGDIIVGDEDGLLAISPADVEAVIEGARRQHTKETAALKSIANGSFDRSWVVPHRDRMMNN, encoded by the coding sequence ATGAATCTCACTACGAATCCCATCGGATGGCGCGAACACGAATCCGCGCCTCAGGCAAACACGGCAACGCTCGATGCGTTACGTGAACTGGCGGTTTCGCTACTCAGCGACAACATGGCGCGCGCAAGCGGCATGGTCGGCTTACGGCCGTATCATCAGCCGAAGCCGATGGCCGGCACCGCGGTCACTGTCCATACCCGCCCCGGCGACAACCTCGCAATCCATCGCGCTTTCGACTTTTGCCGGCCCGGCGATGTGCTCGTGATCGACGGCGCGGGAGAGCTCACGCAAGCGTTGATGGGCGAGATCATGGCCAGCTTCGCGGAGAGCCTGGGCGTGCAGGGCCTCGTGATCGACGGTGCGATCCGCGATGTCGGCGCGCTACGTCAGCGCGATTTCCCGGTGTACGCGCGCGGCGTGACGCACCGCGGGCCTTACAAGAACGGGCCAGGCGAGATCAACGTGCCGGTCACGGTTGGCGGGATGGTGGTTCATCCGGGGGATATCATCGTTGGCGATGAAGACGGTTTGCTCGCGATCTCACCCGCTGACGTGGAAGCGGTGATCGAAGGTGCACGGCGGCAGCATACGAAAGAAACGGCGGCGTTGAAGTCGATCGCCAATGGGAGTTTCGACCGTTCGTGGGTCGTTCCCCATCGCGACCGGATGATGAACAACTGA
- a CDS encoding DNA-binding transcriptional regulator, LysR family — MNLRALQCFVILAEELNFSRAAERLHIAQPALSQQIRSLEERLGTQLVDRARRPLSLTEAGHYLCTEARQILGSLEQVSLTAQEIGVGRRGWLSIGFTRSAMYSILPPALKAFHNAFPQVELKLFELLTEEQTDALRDMRIHIGIGRQPLAIDGCTSYPLLRERVMVALDPGHPLAAHKTVRIADLADTPLILYPKHQNAQFKRSVQTLYRDAGVTPVVAHQAYEIQTAIALVAAGLGVTFIGESVARHGRTDVVFRHLAGPGSSYRSTLAATFRTDDASPHLRAFLDCLPAPLADAAL; from the coding sequence ATGAATCTTAGGGCGTTACAGTGCTTCGTGATTCTGGCAGAGGAGCTCAATTTCAGCCGCGCCGCCGAGCGCTTGCATATCGCACAGCCCGCGCTGAGCCAGCAGATCCGTTCACTTGAAGAGCGGCTTGGCACGCAGCTGGTCGATCGGGCTAGACGCCCGCTGAGTCTGACCGAAGCCGGCCACTACCTCTGCACGGAGGCGCGTCAGATACTGGGTTCGTTGGAACAGGTGTCCCTGACGGCGCAAGAAATTGGTGTCGGCCGGCGCGGATGGCTCAGCATCGGCTTCACGCGTTCGGCGATGTACAGCATCCTGCCGCCCGCGCTCAAGGCGTTTCACAACGCCTTCCCGCAGGTTGAACTCAAGCTCTTCGAACTGCTCACCGAGGAGCAAACCGATGCGTTGCGCGACATGCGCATTCACATCGGCATCGGGCGGCAGCCGCTGGCGATTGATGGCTGCACGTCCTATCCGTTGCTGCGCGAGCGCGTCATGGTCGCGCTCGATCCGGGCCATCCGCTCGCCGCGCACAAAACCGTGCGAATTGCCGATCTCGCCGATACGCCCTTGATTCTGTATCCGAAGCACCAGAATGCACAGTTCAAACGCTCGGTGCAAACGCTCTATCGCGATGCGGGCGTGACTCCGGTTGTCGCTCACCAGGCCTATGAAATTCAGACCGCGATTGCACTCGTGGCAGCGGGCCTGGGCGTGACGTTCATCGGCGAATCGGTTGCAAGGCATGGACGCACGGACGTCGTGTTCCGCCACCTCGCCGGTCCCGGTTCGTCATACAGATCAACGCTCGCGGCCACTTTTCGCACCGACGACGCTTCGCCTCATCTGCGTGCTTTCCTCGATTGCCTCCCCGCCCCGCTTGCTGACGCAGCACTATAA
- a CDS encoding AraC-like ligand binding domain-containing protein, whose protein sequence is MDTSDKSEPEVVCWRDGALDGACLATARYGEHKFDRHLHDELVIVMTETGAGQCHTRTGSDVAGPGSVLVFGPGEYHSGEVWEGREWNYRAIYLDMEGVGALGAVFSPDSRPDKPLLIPPGLYQDAHLAGLLVKAHASLDEHGSVSLMERQANWWAAMGMLVGRYGQSQHELGDGRREARKMAQVREYVAANYARDIPVDELAELVGLSRYYLTRAFCKEFGLPPRPSAFTIKAISTGFSSGHMGSHRGRMRR, encoded by the coding sequence ATGGACACATCGGATAAAAGCGAGCCGGAGGTGGTGTGCTGGCGAGACGGCGCGCTCGACGGCGCCTGTCTCGCGACCGCACGCTACGGCGAGCACAAGTTCGACCGGCATCTGCACGACGAACTCGTCATTGTCATGACGGAAACCGGCGCGGGGCAGTGCCATACGCGCACCGGCAGCGACGTCGCCGGACCTGGCAGCGTGCTCGTGTTCGGACCCGGCGAGTATCACAGCGGCGAGGTGTGGGAGGGCCGCGAATGGAATTACCGCGCCATCTATCTCGACATGGAGGGCGTGGGTGCGCTGGGCGCCGTGTTTTCGCCCGACTCGCGTCCCGACAAGCCGCTTCTGATCCCGCCGGGGCTCTATCAGGATGCCCACCTTGCCGGTCTGCTGGTCAAGGCGCATGCGAGCCTCGACGAACACGGCTCGGTCTCGCTGATGGAGCGGCAGGCGAACTGGTGGGCGGCGATGGGGATGCTGGTCGGACGATATGGGCAATCGCAGCACGAACTCGGCGATGGCCGGCGCGAAGCCCGCAAGATGGCGCAAGTGCGTGAGTACGTTGCCGCCAACTATGCGCGCGATATCCCGGTCGACGAACTGGCGGAACTGGTGGGGCTGAGCCGCTATTACCTCACGCGTGCCTTCTGCAAAGAGTTTGGGCTGCCGCCGCGGCCGTCGGCTTTTACGATCAAAGCCATCTCAACCGGCTTTTCAAGCGGGCATATGGGTTCACACCGGGGACGTATGCGGCGCTGA
- a CDS encoding 4-oxalomesaconate hydratase, protein MIIDCHGHYTTSPPQHEAWRAQQIAALKDGGSPPPRPLITDDEIRESIETGQIRIQRERGTDLTIFSPRAAGMGHHLATADANAVWSSESNDLIHRVVSLFPRNFVGVCQLPQAPGVAPANCIAELRRCVDELGFIGCNLNPDPSGGHWSGLPLTDRSWYPLYEAMVELDVPAMIHVSSSCNPNFHATGAHYINGDTSAFMQLLQGDLFADFPTLRFIIPHGGGAVPYHWGRYRGLAQDMKRPLLSEYLMKNVFFDTCVYHQPGAELLAKVIPVENILFASETIGAVQGIDPETGHYYDDTRRYIDAIEWLSAADRQRIYEDNARAVYPRLSHQLEQQFATQGATV, encoded by the coding sequence ATGATCATCGATTGCCACGGTCACTACACCACCTCTCCGCCGCAGCACGAGGCCTGGCGCGCGCAGCAGATCGCCGCGCTGAAAGACGGCGGCTCGCCGCCACCCCGCCCCCTCATTACCGACGACGAAATTCGCGAGAGCATCGAAACCGGCCAGATTCGTATCCAGCGCGAACGCGGCACCGACCTCACGATTTTTTCACCGCGCGCCGCCGGCATGGGCCATCACCTCGCCACGGCCGATGCCAATGCAGTCTGGTCGAGCGAATCCAACGACCTCATCCATCGTGTGGTTTCGCTGTTTCCGCGCAACTTCGTCGGCGTATGTCAGTTGCCGCAAGCGCCGGGCGTGGCCCCGGCCAATTGCATCGCCGAATTGCGGCGCTGCGTAGACGAGCTGGGGTTCATCGGCTGCAATCTGAATCCGGACCCGTCCGGCGGCCACTGGTCGGGGCTGCCGCTCACGGACCGCTCGTGGTATCCGCTCTATGAAGCGATGGTGGAACTCGACGTGCCGGCGATGATTCACGTGTCGTCGTCGTGCAATCCGAATTTTCATGCAACCGGCGCGCATTACATCAACGGCGACACGTCCGCTTTCATGCAATTGCTGCAGGGCGACCTGTTCGCCGACTTCCCGACCCTGCGCTTCATCATTCCGCACGGCGGCGGCGCAGTGCCCTATCACTGGGGACGCTATCGCGGGCTCGCGCAGGACATGAAGCGGCCGCTGCTCAGCGAGTACCTGATGAAGAACGTGTTCTTCGATACCTGCGTGTACCACCAGCCCGGTGCAGAACTGCTCGCCAAGGTCATTCCGGTCGAGAACATCCTGTTCGCGTCGGAAACCATCGGCGCAGTTCAGGGTATCGATCCGGAAACCGGCCACTACTACGACGACACGCGGCGCTACATCGACGCCATCGAATGGCTTAGCGCCGCGGATCGTCAGCGTATCTACGAAGACAACGCCCGCGCGGTGTACCCGCGGCTGTCACATCAACTTGAGCAACAATTCGCCACGCAAGGGGCAACGGTATGA
- a CDS encoding Ala-tRNA(Pro) hydrolase yields the protein MLGVISHFISCEDIKVPHYLCHEQPDLLEFETSVIASRPGAVVLGRSALHPGGGGQVSDAATLTHAHGAVRITGVAPEGGMLWHLLDEPLELNGDVHVAVDAARRAAVAQLHTGTHILNALVYQRFAGALVTGAQINADGTARMDFDLPEADNDALRLLEEPVNEVIRSAMDVRTYYVSETEAKSTQGLIRSLSVAPRPTSDGTVRIVEIGELDRQACGGTHLTNTAQSRPIRIVKIENKGRRNRRVRIELA from the coding sequence ATGCTAGGCGTAATCAGTCACTTCATTTCCTGCGAGGACATCAAGGTGCCGCACTATCTTTGCCATGAGCAGCCGGACTTACTCGAGTTCGAAACGAGCGTGATCGCCTCGCGGCCAGGCGCAGTCGTGCTGGGTCGCTCGGCCTTGCACCCGGGCGGCGGAGGCCAGGTATCGGACGCGGCGACGCTGACGCACGCGCACGGCGCCGTCCGCATTACTGGCGTCGCGCCGGAAGGCGGCATGCTCTGGCATCTGCTCGATGAGCCGCTCGAACTGAACGGCGACGTCCACGTGGCCGTCGACGCAGCCCGGCGTGCCGCCGTCGCCCAGCTTCACACGGGCACGCATATTCTCAACGCCCTCGTGTATCAGCGCTTTGCCGGCGCGCTCGTGACCGGCGCGCAGATCAACGCCGACGGCACTGCCCGCATGGACTTCGATCTGCCCGAAGCGGATAACGACGCGCTGCGTCTGCTGGAGGAGCCGGTCAACGAAGTGATTCGCAGCGCGATGGATGTGCGGACCTACTACGTCAGCGAAACGGAAGCGAAGTCGACGCAGGGCCTGATCCGCAGTCTCTCGGTGGCGCCGCGGCCGACCTCCGACGGCACCGTGCGGATCGTTGAAATCGGCGAGCTGGACCGGCAGGCGTGCGGCGGCACGCATTTGACCAATACGGCGCAATCGAGGCCGATCCGCATCGTGAAGATCGAGAACAAGGGACGCCGCAATCGTCGGGTCAGAATCGAGCTGGCTTGA
- a CDS encoding 4-hydroxyphenylacetate 3-monooxygenase reductase component, which translates to MTIEDTRRRFRDAMACLPAAVNVITTDGPGGRCGITASAVCSVTDAPPTMLVCINQASYVHDVLHRNRNVCINVLAAEYQDLARDFAGMTAGSMDERFGRHAWASGQASVPVLADAIASLEGEIVDIKTVGSHSVMFAQIRHIALRSDGDGLIYFGRQFHRLTRPAAVTPSAHAHTGS; encoded by the coding sequence ATGACGATCGAAGACACCAGAAGGCGTTTCCGCGACGCCATGGCGTGCCTGCCCGCCGCCGTCAACGTCATCACCACGGACGGGCCAGGCGGTCGCTGCGGCATCACCGCGAGCGCCGTGTGCTCGGTCACGGACGCGCCGCCGACGATGCTGGTCTGTATCAATCAGGCCAGCTACGTCCACGACGTCCTTCACCGCAACCGCAACGTGTGCATCAATGTGCTCGCCGCCGAGTACCAGGATCTCGCGCGCGATTTTGCCGGCATGACAGCGGGTTCGATGGACGAGCGATTCGGACGTCATGCATGGGCGAGCGGACAGGCTTCGGTGCCGGTTCTCGCGGATGCGATTGCCAGCTTGGAAGGCGAAATCGTCGACATCAAAACGGTCGGTTCGCACTCCGTGATGTTCGCGCAGATCAGGCACATTGCATTGCGATCCGATGGTGACGGGCTCATCTATTTCGGGCGGCAGTTCCATCGCCTGACACGGCCGGCAGCGGTCACGCCGAGCGCTCACGCGCATACCGGGAGCTAA